A stretch of the Lolium perenne isolate Kyuss_39 chromosome 3, Kyuss_2.0, whole genome shotgun sequence genome encodes the following:
- the LOC127341251 gene encoding uncharacterized protein isoform X1: MDKFVQVYSGGELVKGPKGVEFGDLSQEGIWFEAAPTYGELIDAVCKRLGLDPATHSVRVQGRTNVGGGAHRHFIMVPINDDMSWSNYVKAVFNGTDWNCLEVYVQAEKRSSAEAVSSEVELMDSEPPDVQRQDAPPPDPAQGASLFNPSMMNAYAPAVHSLRARLRKPRTNTRTYAAKGGAEVQFGQYHAGALETVDTTIYPLIGLYDEDHRARALVSGKNLTELNPRNREPLRFDKRYECYLRAAGLIGLANISRAGLPSIDRALVSALVDRWRPETHTFHMPCGELTITLQDVAMILGLPIAGRAVTSNQTESHSELYQRYLGKMPPSDKTRHGLKVAWVRAEFNNCPEDADEETVKQHARAYILSLVGGLLFPDASGDRYNAYPFPLIADLENIGSYSWGSATLAYLYRAMCDACRRQSDQGNLTGCLLLLQLWSWERFPIGRPDMVKLKYPNVEELEDERDRPAVGLRWVVGVCTYRSAPARCYEHFTNEFDLLTDDQVVWSPYREERVEKLQLAPICTQDSHLWLTQAPLVFFFMVEVYTPERVMRQFGLHQECPPPYRDTSMELHWCRRGRVHNDWADKHKSFVDMWEVKEQHVIKEERPYNPANYMDYLRWYRRSTRIRLCTPRISTGNQAGASGPSAIADPEDSLRASRLRYTPRAHLIHAVTDKLTILAKEATSQKGCSRGECNAFIELVTRTCVELVGELGGSSLCDIAATVPCSLTAATVAAEPEVEHQRDNEDGTNDPMLPDQETEPGPDSEMRTRSQVGHTQVDGTVHTNSPPGKRKRGRPGPR; encoded by the exons CCACATACGGTGAGCTGATTGACGCCGTGTGCAAGAGGCTCGGGTTGGATCCGGCGACACACAGTGTCCGTGTGCAGGGCCGGACGAATGTCGGTGGGGGTGCGCATCGGCACTTCATCATGGTGCCTATCAATGATGATATGTCCTGGAGTAACTATGTCAAGGCGGTTTTCAATGGCACCGACTGGAATTGCTTGGAGGTTTATGTTCAGGCAGAGAAGCGTTCGTCTGCAGAGGCGGTTTCTTCAGAGGTTGAATTGATGGATAGCGAACCACCGGATGTGCAACGTCAAGATGCACCACCACCAGATCCAGCACAGGGTGCTTCTCTGTTTAATCCTTCGATGATGAACGCCTATGCACCAGCCGTGCATTCTCTGCGTGCTCGGCTACGAAAACCAAGAACGAACACCAGGACATATGCTGCCAAAGGTGGCGCAGAGGTTCAGTTTGGGCAATATCATGCTGGAGCTTTGGAGACAGTTGATACAACCATCTATCCTTTAATTGGGTTGTATGATGAGGATCACCGTGCTCGTGCTTTAGTGTCAGGCAAG AATCTGACCGAGCTCAACCCTCGTAACCGCGAGCCTCTCCGGTTTGACAAGCGGTACGAATGTTACCTTAGAGCAGCTGGGTTGATCGGGCTGGCAAACATTTCTAGGGCTGGACTGCCCTCCATTGATCGTGCACTTGTCTCTGCGCTAGTTGATCGGTGGAGACCTGAGACCCACACTTTTCACATGCCCTGTGGTGAGCTCACAATCACACTACAGGATGTTGCCATGATTCTTGGACTGCCTATCGCTGGCCGTGCTGTCACTTCAAACCAAACAGAGTCCCACAGTGAATTGTATCAACGTTACCTTGGGAAGATGCCTCCATCAGATAAGACCCGTCATGGGTTGAAGGTTGCATGGGTCAGAGCTGAGTTCAATAACTGCCCAGAAGACGCCGATGAGGAGACCGTAAAGCAGCATGCAAGGGCATACATACTTAGCCTGGTCGGTGGTCTGTTGTTTCCTGACGCCTCTGGTGATAGGTACAACGCATATCCCTTTCCGCTGATAGCTGATCTTGAGAATATTGGTTCATACAGCTGGGGTTCCGCTACTCTGGCATATCTCTACAGGGCAATGTGTGATGCTTGCAGGAGGCAGTCTGACCAAGGTAATCTGACTGGTTGCCTTTTGCTCCTTCAGCTTTGGTCATGGGAGCGTTTCCCAATCGGCAGGCCGGATATGGTAAAGCTAAAATACCCAAACGTGGAGGAGCTAGAGGATGAAAGGGATAGACCTGCAGTTGGTCTCAGATGGGTTGTGGGTGTGTGCACGTATCGATCAGCTCCAGCACGTTGCTATGAGCACTTCACAAATGAGTTTGACTTATTAACGGATGACCAGGTTGTATGGAGCCCATATAGGGAGGAGCGGGTGGAGAAACTACAGCTTGCACCTATATGTACCCAGGATTCTCATTTGTGGCTGACCCAAGCACCTCTAGTTTTTTTCTTTATGGTGGAGGTTTACACACCCGAGAGAGTGATGCGCCAATTCGGTCTTCATCAGGAGTGCCCACCACCATATCGGGACACAAGTATGGAGCTGCATTG GTGTCGCCGTGGAAGGGTTCATAATGATTGGGCAGATAAGCACAAGTCTTTTGTGGATATGTGGGAAGTCAAGGAGCAGCACGTTATCAAGGAAGAACGACCATACAATCCTGCCAACTACATGGATTATTTGCGGTGGTACAGACGGTCGACACGTATCCGTCTCTGCACCCCAAGGATAAGTACTGGCAACCAGGCTGGGGCATCTGGGCCTAGTGCAATAGCTGACCCTGAAGATTCGTTGCGTGCTTCTCGGCTCCGGTATACCCCCAGGGCTCATTTGATCCACGCAGTG ACCGACAAACTCACTATCCTGGCGAAGGAGGCAACTTCTCAAAAGGGCTGTTCCAGAGGCGAATGTAATGCTTTCATTGAGCTAGTCACTAGAACATGTGTAGAGCTTGTTGGGGAACTTGGCGGATCATCACTTTGCGACATCGCTGCCACGGTTCCCTGTTCATTGACAGCAGCAACCGTTGCAGCTGAACCGGAGGTAGAGCACCAGAGGGATAATGAGGACGGCACAAATGATCCCATGTTGCCTGATCAGGAGACTGAGCCTGGCCCCGATTCGGAGATGCGGACTCGAAGCCAGGTTGGCCACACACAAGTGGACGGCACAGTCCATACAAATTCACCACCAGGCAAGAGGAAGAGAGGCAGACCAGGCCCAAGATGA
- the LOC127341251 gene encoding protein MAINTENANCE OF MERISTEMS isoform X2: MDKFVQVYSGGELVKGPKGVEFGDLSQEGIWFEAAPTYGELIDAVCKRLGLDPATHSVRVQGRTNVGGGAHRHFIMVPINDDMSWSNYVKAVFNGTDWNCLEVYVQAEKRSSAEAVSSEVELMDSEPPDVQRQDAPPPDPAQGASLFNPSMMNAYAPAVHSLRARLRKPRTNTRTYAAKGGAEVQFGQYHAGALETVDTTIYPLIGLYDEDHRARALVSGKNLTELNPRNREPLRFDKRYECYLRAAGLIGLANISRAGLPSIDRALVSALVDRWRPETHTFHMPCGELTITLQDVAMILGLPIAGRAVTSNQTESHSELYQRYLGKMPPSDKTRHGLKVAWVRAEFNNCPEDADEETVKQHARAYILSLVGGLLFPDASGDRYNAYPFPLIADLENIGSYSWGSATLAYLYRAMCDACRRQSDQGNLTGCLLLLQLWSWERFPIGRPDMVKLKYPNVEELEDERDRPAVGLRWVVGVCTYRSAPARCYEHFTNEFDLLTDDQVVWSPYREERVEKLQLAPICTQDSHLWLTQAPLVFFFMVEVYTPERVMRQFGLHQECPPPYRDTSVAVEGFIMIGQISTSLLWICGKSRSSTLSRKNDHTILPTTWIICGGTDGRHVSVSAPQG; encoded by the exons CCACATACGGTGAGCTGATTGACGCCGTGTGCAAGAGGCTCGGGTTGGATCCGGCGACACACAGTGTCCGTGTGCAGGGCCGGACGAATGTCGGTGGGGGTGCGCATCGGCACTTCATCATGGTGCCTATCAATGATGATATGTCCTGGAGTAACTATGTCAAGGCGGTTTTCAATGGCACCGACTGGAATTGCTTGGAGGTTTATGTTCAGGCAGAGAAGCGTTCGTCTGCAGAGGCGGTTTCTTCAGAGGTTGAATTGATGGATAGCGAACCACCGGATGTGCAACGTCAAGATGCACCACCACCAGATCCAGCACAGGGTGCTTCTCTGTTTAATCCTTCGATGATGAACGCCTATGCACCAGCCGTGCATTCTCTGCGTGCTCGGCTACGAAAACCAAGAACGAACACCAGGACATATGCTGCCAAAGGTGGCGCAGAGGTTCAGTTTGGGCAATATCATGCTGGAGCTTTGGAGACAGTTGATACAACCATCTATCCTTTAATTGGGTTGTATGATGAGGATCACCGTGCTCGTGCTTTAGTGTCAGGCAAG AATCTGACCGAGCTCAACCCTCGTAACCGCGAGCCTCTCCGGTTTGACAAGCGGTACGAATGTTACCTTAGAGCAGCTGGGTTGATCGGGCTGGCAAACATTTCTAGGGCTGGACTGCCCTCCATTGATCGTGCACTTGTCTCTGCGCTAGTTGATCGGTGGAGACCTGAGACCCACACTTTTCACATGCCCTGTGGTGAGCTCACAATCACACTACAGGATGTTGCCATGATTCTTGGACTGCCTATCGCTGGCCGTGCTGTCACTTCAAACCAAACAGAGTCCCACAGTGAATTGTATCAACGTTACCTTGGGAAGATGCCTCCATCAGATAAGACCCGTCATGGGTTGAAGGTTGCATGGGTCAGAGCTGAGTTCAATAACTGCCCAGAAGACGCCGATGAGGAGACCGTAAAGCAGCATGCAAGGGCATACATACTTAGCCTGGTCGGTGGTCTGTTGTTTCCTGACGCCTCTGGTGATAGGTACAACGCATATCCCTTTCCGCTGATAGCTGATCTTGAGAATATTGGTTCATACAGCTGGGGTTCCGCTACTCTGGCATATCTCTACAGGGCAATGTGTGATGCTTGCAGGAGGCAGTCTGACCAAGGTAATCTGACTGGTTGCCTTTTGCTCCTTCAGCTTTGGTCATGGGAGCGTTTCCCAATCGGCAGGCCGGATATGGTAAAGCTAAAATACCCAAACGTGGAGGAGCTAGAGGATGAAAGGGATAGACCTGCAGTTGGTCTCAGATGGGTTGTGGGTGTGTGCACGTATCGATCAGCTCCAGCACGTTGCTATGAGCACTTCACAAATGAGTTTGACTTATTAACGGATGACCAGGTTGTATGGAGCCCATATAGGGAGGAGCGGGTGGAGAAACTACAGCTTGCACCTATATGTACCCAGGATTCTCATTTGTGGCTGACCCAAGCACCTCTAGTTTTTTTCTTTATGGTGGAGGTTTACACACCCGAGAGAGTGATGCGCCAATTCGGTCTTCATCAGGAGTGCCCACCACCATATCGGGACACAA GTGTCGCCGTGGAAGGGTTCATAATGATTGGGCAGATAAGCACAAGTCTTTTGTGGATATGTGGGAAGTCAAGGAGCAGCACGTTATCAAGGAAGAACGACCATACAATCCTGCCAACTACATGGATTATTTGCGGTGGTACAGACGGTCGACACGTATCCGTCTCTGCACCCCAAGGATAA